Proteins found in one Cobetia sp. L2A1 genomic segment:
- the trpB gene encoding tryptophan synthase subunit beta has protein sequence MSQSTATASLRQGPDAKGFFGDFGGRFVAETLMPLILHLQREYEAAQQDPAFAKELSGLSADYVGRQSPLYFAERLTEKLGGAKVYLKREDLMHTGAHKINNALGQVLLARRMGKQRIIAETGAGMHGVATATVAARFGLDCVIYMGSTDIHRQQPNVQRMQLLGAKVVPVTAGDGTLKDAMNEALRDWVTNVDDTFYIIGTVAGPHPYPQLVRDFQSIIGKEVRTQILEKEGRLPDSLVACIGGGSNAMGLFHPFLDDESVEIIGVEAAGEGLDTPRHAASLKGGKPGVLHGNRTFLLQDEEGQIGDAHSISAGLDYPGIGPEHAWLHDIKRAEYVAATDQEALDAFQMLCRLEGIIPALESAHALAEVIKRAPRLPKDHLMVVNLSGRGDKDMATVTHHLADELGLNPDIV, from the coding sequence ATGAGCCAGTCGACTGCCACAGCCAGCCTTCGCCAAGGCCCCGATGCCAAGGGCTTCTTCGGTGACTTCGGTGGGCGCTTTGTTGCCGAAACTCTGATGCCGTTGATTTTGCACCTGCAGCGTGAATATGAAGCTGCTCAGCAGGATCCAGCCTTTGCCAAGGAGCTGTCAGGTTTATCCGCTGATTACGTTGGCCGCCAGAGCCCACTGTATTTTGCTGAACGCCTGACCGAAAAGCTGGGCGGCGCCAAGGTCTATCTCAAGCGAGAAGATCTGATGCATACCGGCGCTCACAAGATCAACAATGCACTCGGGCAGGTACTGCTGGCGCGTCGCATGGGCAAGCAGCGCATCATCGCTGAAACGGGTGCCGGCATGCATGGCGTAGCGACTGCGACCGTTGCAGCGCGCTTTGGTCTGGACTGTGTGATCTACATGGGCTCTACCGATATTCACCGCCAGCAGCCCAACGTGCAGCGCATGCAGCTGCTGGGTGCCAAGGTAGTCCCGGTGACGGCGGGTGATGGCACCTTGAAGGACGCCATGAATGAGGCGTTGCGCGACTGGGTCACCAATGTAGACGACACCTTCTACATCATCGGCACCGTGGCCGGGCCGCATCCGTACCCGCAGCTGGTACGCGACTTCCAGTCCATCATCGGCAAGGAAGTGCGCACCCAGATTCTCGAGAAGGAAGGGCGCCTGCCAGATTCACTGGTCGCCTGTATCGGTGGTGGCTCCAATGCGATGGGTCTGTTCCACCCCTTCCTTGATGATGAGAGTGTCGAGATCATTGGCGTGGAAGCCGCTGGTGAAGGCCTCGATACGCCACGCCATGCTGCCAGTCTCAAAGGCGGAAAGCCGGGCGTACTGCACGGTAACCGTACCTTCCTGCTGCAGGATGAAGAAGGGCAGATCGGTGATGCTCATTCCATCTCGGCTGGGCTCGACTATCCGGGTATTGGCCCTGAGCACGCCTGGTTGCATGACATCAAGCGTGCTGAGTATGTCGCTGCGACAGATCAGGAGGCATTGGATGCCTTCCAGATGCTATGTCGTCTGGAAGGCATCATTCCGGCCCTGGAGTCTGCTCATGCACTGGCGGAGGTCATCAAGCGTGCTCCGAGATTGCCGAAGGATCATCTGATGGTCGTCAATCTCAGTGGTCGCGGTGACAAGGACATGGCCACCGTCACGCATCACTTGGCTGATGAGCTAGGCCTGAATCCCGATATTGTCTGA
- the trpA gene encoding tryptophan synthase subunit alpha — MSISATNTDKAATDSRLDRRFATVRAENRAALVTYITAGDPGYDASLATFLGMAEAGADVIELGMPFTDPMADGLAIQHATQRALKAGQTMDRTLAMVSEFRKQDQDTPIVLMGYYNPIYRRGVARFLEQANEAGVDGLIVVDLPPEHDDELCLPAAKAGISFIRLATPTTNSERLPRVLANTSGFLYYVSSNGVTGGAAPTADKVEAEVGRIREHTDIPVAVGFGIRTAEQAARIGRFADGVVVGSALIDLQANAETPEQGTRDVHALTRELAKALQTARK; from the coding sequence ATGAGCATTTCCGCTACTAATACTGACAAGGCTGCGACCGATAGCCGTCTTGATCGCCGCTTTGCCACTGTACGTGCTGAAAATCGTGCGGCGCTAGTCACATACATCACGGCTGGTGACCCGGGGTATGATGCCAGTCTTGCGACCTTCCTTGGCATGGCAGAAGCTGGTGCTGATGTCATTGAATTGGGTATGCCTTTCACTGATCCGATGGCGGATGGCCTGGCTATTCAGCATGCTACCCAACGAGCGCTGAAGGCTGGTCAGACGATGGACCGCACCCTTGCTATGGTAAGCGAGTTCCGCAAGCAGGATCAGGACACGCCGATTGTGCTGATGGGCTACTACAACCCGATTTATCGTCGCGGTGTGGCACGTTTCCTCGAGCAGGCGAATGAAGCCGGTGTGGACGGTTTGATCGTGGTCGATCTCCCGCCGGAGCACGATGATGAGCTTTGTCTTCCCGCAGCAAAGGCAGGTATCAGCTTCATTCGTCTCGCGACGCCGACGACCAATAGCGAGCGTCTGCCGCGTGTGCTGGCTAACACGTCTGGCTTCCTCTATTACGTATCAAGCAACGGGGTTACTGGCGGTGCAGCTCCCACTGCCGACAAGGTCGAGGCTGAAGTCGGACGTATTCGTGAGCATACCGATATTCCGGTCGCGGTAGGGTTTGGTATTCGTACCGCTGAGCAAGCTGCGCGTATTGGCCGTTTCGCTGACGGTGTGGTGGTGGGGTCTGCCTTGATTGATCTACAAGCGAATGCCGAGACGCCAGAGCAGGGGACCCGCGATGTACATGCGCTGACGCGTGAACTGGCCAAGGCACTGCAGACTGCACGCAAGTGA
- a CDS encoding alpha/beta fold hydrolase: protein MKAHHLLLAGTCCLPLLSACLPHYLTHGDNTTTPHLVEQEGNTALITRDSTRLAWQAWPSATDVPPRAMLLGLHSYGDFRLAYAALGPWLAQQGIVGYAYDQRGFGESGDKGLWPEDELLVNDLIDAIQVLRQRHPELPLILAGESMGGSVVLTTLTEHPELNVRGAILAAPGVRGGIQLRYLYNVGLWLAAHVVPSKALSVPRQYPENELLPASAMRLRSDTRVVHEVRLDAYYGLIRLTDRASDSVGMLARNETRDRTDGDAPSDVSASILPPTLLLHGGRDTTVPRVSIERLVNDWPKDSRPTLEVHYLPDAPHLILQWSNEAKVHELLHDWLDSQLPAA, encoded by the coding sequence ATGAAAGCCCATCACCTGCTACTGGCTGGCACCTGCTGCCTTCCTCTTCTCAGCGCCTGCCTACCCCACTATCTGACGCATGGCGATAACACGACGACGCCGCATCTTGTGGAACAAGAAGGCAATACAGCCCTGATAACACGGGACAGTACACGGTTGGCGTGGCAAGCATGGCCCTCCGCGACCGACGTTCCTCCTCGCGCCATGCTGCTAGGGCTCCACAGCTATGGGGATTTCCGCCTGGCGTATGCGGCACTAGGGCCCTGGCTTGCGCAACAGGGAATCGTTGGCTATGCCTATGATCAGCGAGGATTTGGTGAATCTGGCGACAAGGGGTTATGGCCTGAAGATGAATTACTGGTCAATGATTTGATCGATGCCATCCAGGTACTGCGTCAGCGCCATCCTGAATTGCCGTTGATACTGGCGGGTGAAAGCATGGGAGGCTCCGTAGTACTGACGACATTAACCGAGCATCCTGAGCTTAATGTACGTGGAGCGATACTCGCAGCACCGGGTGTGCGAGGCGGCATTCAACTGCGCTACCTCTACAATGTTGGCCTATGGCTGGCAGCGCACGTGGTGCCGAGCAAGGCACTCAGCGTGCCGCGTCAATATCCTGAGAATGAGCTGCTGCCCGCCTCCGCAATGCGACTGAGGAGTGACACACGCGTGGTTCATGAAGTACGCCTTGATGCCTACTATGGGCTGATCCGCTTAACGGACAGAGCCAGTGACAGTGTCGGCATGCTGGCAAGGAACGAAACCAGGGACCGCACAGATGGAGATGCACCGAGCGATGTATCTGCATCGATTCTGCCTCCGACCTTACTGCTGCATGGCGGCAGAGACACGACGGTCCCTCGTGTGTCCATTGAGCGCCTGGTCAATGACTGGCCCAAGGATTCACGCCCCACTCTTGAGGTGCACTATCTTCCCGACGCCCCCCATCTGATTCTGCAATGGAGTAATGAGGCCAAGGTGCATGAACTCCTGCATGACTGGCTTGATTCACAACTGCCCGCTGCCTGA
- a CDS encoding sensor domain-containing protein: MSHSTLTTGVASMIAPPVGQEELESLRLVVQHTTNGVCCYGMDGRIRWVNPAFELLMGYTATELVGRVPSEMLMGPESNPLVIARLREQRSRGEASDEELVHYHASGRSLRLRLHCIPLLAADGTPQGYLGLQTDVTQTHQVQALSQSQLTLLEAVAAGQPLEQTLMELCIAIEGAATQVLSSLLLLDEAGECIASGVSPQLPESFMSALRGVRIGEGVGTCGTSMWRRERVLTTSLATDSAWEGFRHHPAALGLEACLSMPILDSAGNSMGSFAFYSESGDALDANHQSLLEVAVNVASLAIERHRRDKQLTHQALHDALTGLPNRRLLRQHLAMLADKALDCGEIGALMLLDLDHFKRLNDVLGHDAGDRALIQIASRLEQMIEPGDMLARHGGDEFIVLLAPRPGSMLEGMTRAREVGENMLQRLREPLVLDGRTHQLSGSLGISLYPEADAASRAQPVSNEVVADEDDAWGHLLHEADIALYESKSAGRARLCFFCPEMRHQIIAATRMEQALRHALSHQRLSVHLQPQFILPATGAPYLVAAEALLRWNDPVLGNISPAIFIPVAEESGLIVELGHWVLEQVCMALADMTVKGRTLPMSVNVSQVQFRSVDFVPRVAGLLKRHAFSPDLLRIELTESLEDEDDVLEKIDQLAALGLSFSIDDFGTGYSNLARLRRMPLSELKIDRSFINDLVNEGDVLDARVHSVAGNVVVSHGNEIVRAMLVMAQALSLEVVAEGVEEEYQLEVLRQLGCQRVQGFLLGRPQPMGQLIEAFEAKQLA, encoded by the coding sequence TTGAGTCATTCGACATTGACTACCGGCGTCGCCAGCATGATTGCTCCTCCTGTCGGACAAGAGGAGCTGGAGAGCTTGCGACTGGTGGTTCAGCACACGACCAATGGGGTGTGTTGTTATGGTATGGATGGCCGCATTCGATGGGTAAATCCTGCCTTTGAGCTGCTGATGGGTTATACCGCTACTGAGCTGGTGGGTAGAGTGCCCAGTGAGATGTTGATGGGGCCTGAATCAAACCCTCTCGTCATTGCCCGGCTGCGTGAACAGCGCAGTCGCGGTGAGGCCAGCGATGAAGAGTTGGTGCACTACCACGCTAGTGGTCGCTCTCTGCGCCTGCGCTTGCATTGCATTCCGCTGTTGGCGGCAGACGGTACGCCACAGGGGTATCTGGGGTTGCAGACCGACGTCACGCAGACGCATCAGGTGCAAGCGCTCAGCCAGTCGCAGCTAACGCTATTGGAAGCTGTCGCCGCAGGACAGCCCCTTGAACAGACGCTGATGGAGCTGTGTATCGCGATTGAGGGCGCAGCCACGCAGGTTCTTTCTTCGCTACTGCTACTCGATGAGGCGGGGGAATGCATTGCCTCTGGCGTATCGCCCCAATTACCAGAAAGCTTCATGAGTGCGTTGCGTGGTGTGCGTATCGGGGAAGGTGTGGGTACCTGCGGCACGTCCATGTGGCGGCGGGAAAGGGTGTTGACGACGTCACTGGCCACTGACTCCGCGTGGGAAGGGTTTCGGCATCATCCTGCGGCCTTGGGACTTGAGGCATGCCTGTCGATGCCTATCCTCGATAGTGCCGGAAACTCCATGGGCAGCTTTGCCTTTTACAGTGAGTCAGGCGACGCGCTTGATGCGAACCATCAGAGCCTGCTAGAGGTGGCGGTCAATGTCGCGAGTCTTGCTATCGAGCGACATCGGCGTGATAAGCAACTGACTCACCAAGCATTGCACGATGCTCTGACGGGGCTTCCTAATCGACGTTTACTACGCCAGCACCTTGCGATGCTGGCTGATAAAGCATTGGATTGCGGGGAGATTGGCGCTCTGATGTTGCTTGATCTTGACCACTTCAAACGCCTCAATGATGTGCTTGGACATGACGCAGGAGATCGCGCCTTGATCCAGATCGCTTCTCGGCTTGAGCAAATGATAGAGCCGGGTGACATGCTGGCTCGTCATGGGGGTGACGAATTCATTGTGTTACTGGCGCCACGTCCGGGCTCAATGCTTGAAGGGATGACGAGGGCTCGGGAGGTGGGTGAAAATATGCTTCAGCGATTACGTGAGCCGCTTGTATTGGATGGACGTACCCACCAGCTATCCGGTTCGTTGGGAATCAGTCTATATCCGGAAGCAGACGCTGCATCTCGTGCTCAGCCAGTATCGAATGAAGTCGTAGCCGATGAGGATGATGCCTGGGGGCATCTACTGCACGAGGCCGATATCGCACTCTATGAGAGCAAAAGCGCCGGACGTGCTCGTTTATGTTTTTTCTGTCCTGAAATGCGGCATCAGATAATCGCGGCCACCCGCATGGAGCAAGCGTTGCGCCATGCACTGTCACATCAGCGGTTGAGCGTACATTTGCAGCCTCAGTTCATATTGCCTGCTACTGGTGCGCCGTATCTGGTCGCAGCGGAGGCGTTGCTGCGCTGGAACGATCCGGTGTTGGGCAATATCTCGCCTGCCATCTTCATTCCTGTTGCCGAGGAATCCGGGTTGATCGTTGAGCTAGGCCATTGGGTGCTTGAGCAGGTTTGCATGGCATTGGCTGACATGACGGTCAAGGGGCGCACTCTTCCGATGTCTGTGAATGTGAGTCAAGTGCAGTTTCGTAGCGTCGATTTTGTGCCGCGTGTCGCGGGTCTGTTGAAGCGCCACGCTTTCTCACCCGACTTGCTGCGTATCGAACTGACGGAAAGCCTGGAGGATGAGGATGACGTGCTGGAAAAAATCGATCAATTGGCCGCGCTTGGGCTGAGCTTTTCAATCGACGATTTCGGGACAGGGTATTCCAATCTGGCACGTCTGCGGCGTATGCCACTTAGCGAACTCAAGATAGACCGTAGCTTCATCAATGATTTGGTGAATGAAGGCGATGTGTTGGATGCACGCGTGCATTCCGTGGCGGGTAATGTTGTGGTCAGTCATGGCAACGAAATTGTGCGTGCCATGCTGGTCATGGCCCAAGCGCTATCATTGGAAGTCGTGGCAGAAGGAGTCGAGGAAGAGTACCAGCTTGAGGTACTGCGCCAGCTAGGCTGCCAGCGCGTGCAAGGGTTCTTGCTCGGGCGCCCTCAGCCGATGGGGCAACTGATTGAGGCATTCGAAGCGAAGCAGCTTGCCTGA
- a CDS encoding glycosyltransferase: MKQRVLLVVRKLNIGGIQRNTVNLANVLHREGHEVHVLVLKGELELVPDAGVHLHQIDFDKAFRKTGIGLLYDICTRTLLTPLIKGSGFVWRGWYGGSYLRRFIEKLEARHGPIDRIIMRGQGAFETVWSLQDPRLWQVTVSWPGVIKGNWRQRFFLHRLYANKQVICNTDNVRRQLESLFAQHHISPRRLATIGNVCDLDAIAIMADEPVELPTRPYVVQVCRLSDVKRQDVLIKAYLAAEIEEDLVIVGDGPRREMIENLIKELGVEDRVHLIGSRLNPYPWMKHARLFVLSSRSEAFGIVLVESMCCGTPCVAPDVPGGVRNVLINDQSRLISDDSIEGLAAKIREGLANPPSLASDPELIERFRDTRIMDDFLSLPTDA; this comes from the coding sequence ATGAAACAGCGCGTCCTGTTAGTCGTTCGCAAGCTCAATATTGGCGGAATTCAGCGTAACACCGTCAATCTTGCCAACGTATTGCATCGCGAGGGGCACGAGGTTCATGTGCTCGTCCTCAAAGGTGAGCTGGAGCTTGTGCCCGACGCTGGCGTACATCTGCATCAAATCGATTTTGACAAGGCCTTTCGCAAGACCGGTATTGGCCTGCTTTACGATATCTGTACCCGGACGCTACTGACTCCCTTGATCAAGGGCTCAGGATTCGTCTGGCGTGGGTGGTATGGTGGGAGCTACCTACGTCGCTTCATCGAGAAACTGGAAGCGCGCCACGGTCCTATCGACCGGATCATCATGCGCGGACAAGGCGCGTTCGAGACCGTATGGTCTCTGCAAGATCCGCGTCTCTGGCAAGTCACTGTCTCATGGCCTGGCGTCATCAAGGGCAACTGGCGGCAACGCTTCTTTCTCCACCGCCTATATGCCAACAAGCAAGTGATCTGCAATACCGATAATGTGCGCCGTCAGCTCGAGAGTCTGTTCGCGCAACATCATATCTCGCCTCGCAGACTGGCCACGATTGGCAACGTCTGTGATCTGGATGCCATCGCCATCATGGCAGATGAACCCGTCGAGCTGCCAACACGTCCTTATGTGGTTCAGGTGTGCCGTCTCTCGGACGTCAAGCGTCAGGATGTACTGATCAAGGCGTATCTTGCGGCAGAGATAGAGGAAGACCTCGTCATTGTCGGCGATGGCCCGAGGCGGGAAATGATCGAGAACCTCATCAAGGAGCTCGGAGTGGAAGACAGGGTGCATCTGATCGGTAGTCGTCTCAACCCCTACCCGTGGATGAAGCACGCTCGACTGTTCGTGCTCAGCTCTCGCAGTGAAGCCTTTGGCATCGTGCTCGTCGAAAGCATGTGTTGCGGTACACCGTGTGTGGCCCCCGATGTGCCTGGCGGTGTACGCAATGTACTGATCAATGATCAATCACGCCTGATCTCCGACGACAGCATCGAGGGCCTGGCAGCCAAGATACGCGAAGGACTCGCCAATCCGCCCTCTCTTGCCTCGGACCCCGAGTTGATCGAGCGCTTCCGTGATACCAGAATCATGGACGACTTTCTATCACTGCCGACTGACGCGTAA
- a CDS encoding methyltransferase domain-containing protein, whose product MPDQSLPSSPRVRRATADRHFDGLADKFERGFYSTERGQVRLELTRRLLEERFANLPAGEVLEIGAGLGQTALWWLTHGHQLTLVEPSVEMRERAQQRLAESAEQGILAESDLTRLAWSSEDLQGFAARTEHQWPVVVCHAVLEWLIAPQQGFALLAGLLAPGGVMSLSVFNRDALAFSNVTKGNFDKTLEDRLAGWGTGKRLTPISPLRDTEIRQWASDAGLEVRELTGLRVFHDYLRSREPLSSTDMEKLLELESRHWRTPPFVYLGRYLHYEIVRPA is encoded by the coding sequence ATGCCTGACCAATCGCTTCCCTCTTCGCCTCGCGTGCGTCGCGCAACAGCAGACCGTCACTTTGATGGTCTTGCTGACAAGTTCGAACGCGGCTTTTATTCGACCGAGCGTGGGCAGGTTCGTCTTGAACTGACGCGGCGCTTGCTAGAAGAGCGCTTTGCCAATCTGCCCGCCGGTGAAGTACTGGAAATTGGTGCCGGGCTTGGTCAGACCGCGCTCTGGTGGTTGACGCATGGCCATCAACTTACGCTGGTCGAGCCATCAGTTGAGATGCGTGAACGCGCGCAGCAGCGACTGGCCGAGTCTGCTGAACAGGGCATTCTGGCAGAGTCTGATCTGACTCGTCTGGCGTGGTCCAGTGAGGACTTGCAGGGCTTCGCGGCCCGCACTGAGCACCAATGGCCAGTGGTCGTCTGCCATGCCGTGCTGGAGTGGCTGATAGCACCGCAGCAGGGTTTTGCGTTATTGGCAGGTTTGTTGGCGCCAGGGGGTGTCATGTCGCTTAGCGTCTTCAATCGTGATGCCCTCGCATTTTCGAATGTGACCAAGGGCAATTTTGACAAGACGCTGGAGGATCGTTTGGCGGGCTGGGGAACTGGCAAGCGCCTGACACCCATCTCGCCACTGCGTGACACCGAGATTCGCCAGTGGGCCAGCGATGCGGGTCTTGAGGTGCGTGAGCTGACTGGTCTACGAGTTTTCCATGATTATTTGCGCTCTCGTGAGCCACTGAGCAGCACTGACATGGAAAAGCTACTGGAGCTGGAGAGTCGTCACTGGCGTACGCCGCCCTTTGTCTATCTGGGACGTTATCTGCACTACGAGATAGTACGTCCCGCCTGA
- a CDS encoding methyltransferase, translating into MTAQTPACQLLERQDSDFRDWLWVAPPRDDWWLAADRQRRVWGHDTGILNAARDAGHQVSHAVAFDEARADEAIAQAAGALLFWPKAHALGEWWLVALCHVLPVGTPIKVVGEVNGGIKRAERILKALGMVARKDDTARRCQLWSSATSELTSELAATADSPLVVEGEWTEGWGEFEALDMRLTSHPGLYGNAKLDPGTALLLGSLPTRGYKRALDIGAGDGVISCWLAKHDARVTAGDVSAFAVEATQRSLGLNGFEGDVRLSDVFSAFEGERFEAIVANPPFHHERDIDYGPAARLINQASRHLMPGGTLTLVANAFLPYPDMLAAAFDSFEVLAETRQFKVYCARKAR; encoded by the coding sequence ATGACCGCTCAGACCCCCGCTTGCCAGTTGCTTGAACGCCAGGATAGCGACTTCCGTGATTGGCTGTGGGTTGCACCGCCGCGTGATGACTGGTGGCTGGCAGCTGATCGTCAGCGCCGCGTCTGGGGCCACGACACCGGTATTCTCAATGCCGCACGTGATGCCGGGCATCAGGTGAGTCATGCCGTCGCTTTTGACGAAGCGCGCGCGGACGAGGCCATTGCGCAGGCTGCTGGCGCGTTGCTGTTCTGGCCCAAGGCCCATGCGCTAGGTGAGTGGTGGCTGGTAGCGCTGTGTCACGTGTTGCCCGTGGGCACACCGATCAAGGTAGTGGGTGAAGTCAATGGTGGCATCAAGCGCGCCGAGCGTATTCTCAAGGCACTGGGCATGGTGGCGCGCAAGGATGACACTGCGCGTCGTTGTCAGCTGTGGTCTTCCGCGACCAGCGAACTCACCTCCGAGCTGGCGGCAACAGCGGATTCCCCGCTCGTGGTAGAGGGGGAATGGACGGAAGGCTGGGGCGAGTTCGAAGCCTTGGATATGCGGCTTACCAGCCATCCTGGCTTATACGGCAATGCCAAGCTGGACCCGGGCACCGCACTGCTGCTGGGTAGCCTACCGACCCGCGGTTACAAGCGTGCGCTGGATATCGGGGCTGGCGACGGTGTCATTAGTTGTTGGCTGGCCAAGCACGATGCGCGAGTGACAGCTGGCGATGTTAGTGCCTTTGCAGTAGAAGCGACTCAGCGCAGTCTGGGGCTGAATGGCTTTGAGGGAGACGTACGACTCAGCGACGTGTTCTCGGCATTTGAAGGTGAGCGTTTCGAGGCTATCGTTGCCAATCCGCCGTTCCATCACGAGCGTGATATCGACTACGGGCCGGCGGCACGTTTAATCAATCAGGCATCCCGGCATCTGATGCCAGGCGGAACGTTGACACTGGTCGCCAACGCTTTCTTGCCGTATCCGGATATGCTCGCTGCCGCCTTTGACAGCTTCGAAGTACTCGCCGAAACGCGGCAGTTCAAAGTGTATTGCGCGCGCAAGGCACGCTGA
- a CDS encoding GreA/GreB family elongation factor — MQGRNMTRWRDPKTDPRQEKKSNVITPQGYARMKGTADYLRRVKRPDLSRKTGEAAAMGDRSENADYTYNKKELNQTIARIAYLEKRLDELTVVDRLPTDQERVYFAAFVTLENEQEEEMEIRIVGPDETDNARRWISVDAPLAKALLGKRLDDEVSVAAPGGVATYLISDIRYLPPAS; from the coding sequence ATGCAGGGACGCAACATGACGCGTTGGCGCGATCCAAAAACTGACCCGCGCCAGGAAAAGAAGAGCAACGTGATCACGCCGCAAGGCTACGCACGCATGAAAGGGACTGCCGACTACCTGCGTCGCGTCAAGCGCCCAGACCTGTCACGCAAGACTGGTGAAGCTGCTGCCATGGGCGATCGCAGCGAGAATGCGGACTACACCTATAACAAGAAGGAACTCAATCAGACCATTGCGCGCATCGCATACTTGGAAAAACGCCTCGACGAGCTAACGGTAGTAGACCGTCTACCGACCGATCAGGAGAGGGTGTATTTCGCTGCGTTCGTCACGCTGGAGAATGAGCAGGAAGAAGAGATGGAGATTCGTATCGTCGGGCCTGATGAGACAGATAATGCCCGTCGCTGGATCAGTGTCGATGCGCCGCTTGCCAAGGCTTTGCTTGGAAAAAGATTGGATGATGAAGTGAGTGTGGCCGCACCGGGCGGTGTGGCCACCTATCTCATTAGCGATATACGCTATTTGCCACCGGCATCATGA
- a CDS encoding tetratricopeptide repeat protein, producing the protein MLSSHSSSRRVTRHLSQLLMSGSLALGITLAGMTGAYAAEGDDAVFPLMKRWAQINYQSTGDAQEKGMEGLGKEARALADQYPSNAHVLTWEGIILASWAKARGGLGALDLAKEAKATLEQAITLDPRGDNASAYVTLGALYDKAPGWPVGFGNDDKAGDVLRKGLEINPMGMDTNFYYADYLASEGEDAKALEHAQKALNGPARPNRELADQELKREIQALIARLK; encoded by the coding sequence ATGCTGTCATCCCATTCCAGTTCACGTCGTGTCACACGCCACCTAAGCCAACTCCTGATGTCCGGTAGCCTCGCCTTGGGCATCACTTTGGCCGGCATGACGGGTGCCTATGCTGCAGAGGGTGACGATGCTGTCTTCCCATTGATGAAGCGCTGGGCCCAGATCAACTATCAGTCTACCGGTGATGCGCAGGAAAAGGGCATGGAGGGGCTGGGCAAGGAAGCCAGAGCGCTGGCGGATCAGTATCCGAGCAATGCTCATGTGTTGACCTGGGAGGGTATCATCCTTGCGTCCTGGGCCAAGGCACGCGGTGGTCTGGGGGCGTTGGATCTCGCCAAGGAAGCCAAGGCCACACTTGAGCAGGCTATCACCCTCGACCCGCGCGGCGACAATGCCTCGGCCTATGTGACTCTTGGTGCGCTCTATGACAAGGCGCCGGGGTGGCCGGTCGGTTTCGGGAATGATGACAAGGCCGGAGACGTCCTGCGCAAGGGGCTTGAAATCAATCCCATGGGAATGGATACCAATTTCTACTATGCGGATTATCTCGCTTCAGAGGGCGAGGATGCCAAGGCGCTTGAGCATGCTCAGAAGGCGCTCAATGGCCCGGCCCGGCCCAATCGCGAGCTGGCCGATCAAGAGCTCAAGAGGGAGATTCAGGCGCTCATCGCACGGCTGAAATAA
- a CDS encoding NUDIX domain-containing protein, with product MSDRQEHVAGEQVFAYADVENVETKVLQKGFFQLEQRRLRHRRFNGGWSDVINREVHVRHDAVGVLPYDPVLDRVVFVEQIRAGMLDDERTPWSLEPVAGLVDKDESAAEVARREADEEAGCELSELIELYRYYPSPGACTEQVTLFIGLCDSSGLGGVHGLAEENEDIRVHVLDFQAALDLLEQGRLGNAMAIMAMQWLLRERASLRVMHA from the coding sequence ATGAGCGATAGGCAAGAGCACGTGGCAGGCGAGCAGGTGTTCGCGTATGCGGACGTCGAGAACGTCGAGACCAAGGTACTGCAGAAAGGCTTCTTCCAGCTTGAGCAACGTCGGTTGCGTCACCGGCGCTTCAATGGTGGCTGGAGTGACGTCATCAATCGTGAAGTGCACGTTCGTCATGATGCCGTCGGCGTGTTGCCCTACGACCCTGTGCTTGATCGAGTCGTATTCGTGGAGCAGATTCGTGCCGGTATGCTGGACGATGAGCGGACTCCCTGGAGCCTGGAACCCGTTGCCGGCCTGGTCGACAAGGATGAGAGTGCTGCTGAAGTGGCGCGCCGTGAAGCAGACGAAGAAGCCGGCTGTGAGCTCTCAGAGTTGATCGAGCTGTATCGTTACTATCCCAGTCCCGGCGCGTGCACCGAGCAAGTCACCCTGTTCATCGGTCTGTGTGATAGCAGTGGATTGGGCGGCGTTCATGGGCTTGCGGAAGAGAATGAGGACATTCGGGTTCACGTGCTCGATTTTCAGGCAGCCTTGGATCTCCTCGAACAGGGGCGTCTGGGCAATGCGATGGCCATCATGGCGATGCAGTGGTTGTTGAGAGAACGAGCGTCACTGCGTGTGATGCACGCCTGA